The Nitrospirales bacterium genome includes a window with the following:
- a CDS encoding FUSC family protein, translating into MIPLSRRTKEAIKTGLAMTTVFAAAFYFNWKRPEWGGLAVIMLGLTATMGQSLNKGILRISGTVLGATAGLVYLGFFPQDRWLLLLCYSLHHGICVYMITGKKDQYFWHITSFVAMTIIIGTGGSSKGAFDIAMARLEENATGILIYTLIVVFLWPRNSVSDLKTASRKLMEVQSRLYRVRSHFMMNGVAEDIQPLQREESGLLLKVGQALEAGKVDSNQVFAQRYRWQRFLQLSTSLKETREILHQNFSEIQSFNLIECIPDLERFLSGLDLRFQEIERLMNDGAASSQVPSAFNVHIDDGYIQRLSPFQRASVLLIKTELERLETLSRSLFECVLGLNENISPVPSPQKKSPMKLSIDPDRLMGAVKMVIVLWVGFFILIYIDPPGHAGFLYLAVIIGQGALMLGISAKVILLPFVVGSIVTGILYIFVMPHLSGFAELGMLIFIVTFIAHYLFALPQQGLLRLGVMLPFVAFTFLENHQAYDFAVYANSVIMLMLSISINIAVDYFFSSTRPEKMFLRLLARFYRCCGFLLLDLAHENEPRQSLKSHYKAEYYYYNLLSLPEKLAKYAQRIDYHAFPNNKPEQVQLLVMNLQNIIYRITMLMDAKKYPQDKWLASHLHGDVQDLCLKLGEQFRRWSDNPTVLSEKNLPMHLAAQLDTIETQFKEASASISQENYDHKDRECLYQSLGNYRGLAEAVIGYAHSAGKFDFETWREARF; encoded by the coding sequence ATGATTCCTTTATCGAGACGCACTAAAGAGGCCATCAAGACGGGTTTGGCCATGACGACCGTGTTTGCGGCTGCCTTTTATTTCAATTGGAAAAGGCCGGAATGGGGCGGACTGGCGGTCATCATGCTCGGTCTGACGGCTACGATGGGACAGTCGTTGAATAAGGGTATTTTGAGAATCTCAGGTACGGTGCTAGGAGCCACTGCCGGGCTGGTCTATTTGGGATTTTTCCCCCAGGACCGTTGGTTACTTCTGCTGTGTTATTCCTTGCATCATGGTATTTGCGTGTACATGATTACAGGCAAAAAGGACCAATATTTCTGGCATATTACCAGCTTTGTGGCCATGACCATTATCATTGGGACGGGAGGCTCATCAAAGGGGGCCTTTGATATTGCCATGGCACGACTGGAGGAAAATGCAACAGGGATCCTGATCTATACCTTGATCGTCGTGTTTCTGTGGCCACGAAACAGTGTAAGCGATCTGAAAACAGCGAGTCGAAAATTGATGGAGGTTCAGAGCAGGCTATATCGCGTGCGTTCTCATTTCATGATGAATGGTGTTGCCGAAGACATCCAGCCGCTTCAACGAGAAGAATCTGGTTTATTACTCAAAGTCGGGCAAGCCCTTGAAGCAGGCAAGGTCGATAGCAACCAGGTCTTCGCGCAACGATACCGGTGGCAACGATTTCTTCAGTTGTCGACATCTCTGAAAGAAACTCGTGAAATATTGCACCAAAATTTCTCTGAAATCCAGTCATTCAACCTCATCGAGTGTATTCCCGATCTTGAGCGCTTTTTATCGGGACTGGATTTGCGATTTCAAGAAATTGAGCGCCTGATGAATGACGGGGCAGCATCGAGCCAGGTGCCATCTGCCTTCAACGTACATATCGATGACGGCTATATCCAACGATTATCCCCTTTTCAGCGTGCATCGGTGCTCTTAATCAAGACAGAGCTAGAGCGTCTGGAAACGCTGAGCCGGTCGCTATTCGAATGTGTCCTGGGACTCAACGAAAATATTTCACCTGTCCCTTCTCCTCAAAAAAAATCACCTATGAAGCTGTCTATCGATCCTGACCGGTTGATGGGAGCGGTGAAAATGGTGATCGTTCTATGGGTCGGTTTTTTCATATTGATCTATATCGATCCGCCGGGGCACGCAGGATTCCTGTATCTCGCTGTTATCATCGGTCAGGGCGCTTTGATGCTTGGAATCAGTGCCAAAGTAATCCTGTTGCCTTTTGTCGTTGGTTCTATTGTGACAGGGATATTATATATATTTGTCATGCCTCATTTGTCTGGTTTTGCAGAGCTGGGCATGTTGATTTTTATCGTGACGTTTATTGCCCATTATCTGTTTGCGCTGCCTCAGCAAGGCTTGTTGCGGTTGGGAGTCATGCTTCCTTTCGTGGCGTTCACATTTCTCGAGAATCACCAGGCTTATGATTTTGCCGTCTATGCGAACAGCGTGATTATGCTAATGCTGTCCATTAGCATTAACATTGCTGTAGATTATTTTTTCTCATCGACTCGACCTGAAAAGATGTTTCTACGTCTGCTTGCCCGGTTTTATCGATGTTGCGGCTTTTTGTTACTGGACTTGGCGCACGAAAACGAACCCAGGCAAAGCCTCAAGAGCCACTACAAGGCCGAGTATTATTACTACAACTTATTGTCTCTGCCCGAGAAACTGGCAAAGTATGCGCAACGTATCGACTATCACGCGTTTCCCAACAATAAGCCTGAGCAAGTGCAATTGTTGGTGATGAATTTGCAGAATATTATCTATCGGATCACGATGTTGATGGATGCCAAAAAATATCCGCAAGACAAGTGGCTGGCTAGTCATTTACATGGCGATGTACAAGACTTGTGTCTGAAACTTGGCGAACAATTCCGCCGTTGGTCTGACAACCCGACGGTTCTATCCGAAAAAAATCTGCCAATGCATTTGGCCGCACAGTTGGATACTATCGAAACTCAGTTTAAGGAGGCGTCTGCTTCGATTTCTCAGGAAAATTACGACCATAAGGATCGTGAATGCCTTTACCAGTCCCTCGGTAACTACCGAGGCCTTGCTGAAGCTGTTATCGGGTATGCGCATTCCGCAGGAAAATTTGACTTTGAGACATGGCGAGAAGCCCGATTTTAA
- a CDS encoding HlyD family secretion protein, whose translation MSHTSKKLILTSAVLLLAVSVLLVKYWNYIINPWTRDGQVRAQVIQITPRVTGPIVELSVVDNQFVTAGQHLFQIDPSTFIASLNFARAELDKTHDDIEALEKQVEASLALQKQRNIVVKQAALEIKEIEARFNQASAQFNRARELVPKGAMSQRALEAAQADYAVAQARYDEARIKLLEARVAAKQATADLARDRANLGVEGNMNPRLRAAQAKLQEAELNLKFTQVLAPVDGYVTNLNLKLGNQAVANRAVMALIDVNSFWVHGFFRENYIAPIRPGDKAVVTLMTYPDTPIKGEVESLAWGIAQHDGSVGNNLLPNVSPTFEWIRLAQRVPVRIRLLAVPDTIQLRVGTTASVMVMTGTSEQEDSGPVEAVPRPLQ comes from the coding sequence ATGTCCCACACATCGAAGAAACTGATACTCACCAGTGCGGTGCTTTTGCTTGCGGTCAGTGTTTTGCTGGTCAAATATTGGAACTACATCATTAACCCCTGGACCCGGGACGGACAGGTGCGCGCCCAGGTCATTCAAATCACGCCAAGAGTGACGGGGCCTATCGTCGAGCTCTCCGTTGTTGATAACCAGTTCGTTACCGCAGGACAGCATCTTTTTCAGATAGATCCAAGCACTTTCATCGCCTCGCTCAACTTTGCGCGTGCGGAGCTCGACAAAACCCACGATGATATCGAGGCATTGGAAAAACAGGTTGAAGCGTCGTTAGCTCTTCAGAAGCAACGAAATATCGTCGTAAAACAAGCCGCGCTGGAAATTAAAGAAATCGAAGCGCGATTCAACCAAGCCAGTGCGCAATTCAATCGCGCCAGAGAATTGGTTCCGAAAGGCGCGATGTCTCAACGGGCACTGGAAGCCGCCCAGGCCGATTACGCAGTGGCGCAGGCCAGATACGATGAAGCCAGAATCAAATTATTAGAAGCGCGAGTCGCAGCCAAGCAAGCGACAGCGGACTTGGCACGAGACCGGGCGAATCTTGGCGTTGAAGGAAACATGAATCCACGTTTGCGCGCAGCGCAGGCCAAATTGCAGGAAGCGGAATTGAACCTGAAGTTCACCCAAGTCCTAGCACCCGTTGACGGCTATGTGACCAATTTGAATCTCAAGCTCGGTAATCAGGCCGTCGCCAACCGGGCAGTGATGGCACTCATTGATGTCAACAGCTTTTGGGTTCACGGGTTTTTTCGGGAAAATTACATCGCCCCTATTCGTCCAGGCGACAAAGCTGTTGTCACGCTTATGACGTATCCAGACACGCCCATAAAAGGCGAAGTGGAGAGTCTTGCCTGGGGCATTGCCCAGCATGACGGGAGTGTTGGGAACAATCTGTTGCCAAACGTCAGCCCGACCTTTGAGTGGATTCGCCTGGCGCAACGTGTCCCCGTGCGCATTCGTCTTCTTGCCGTCCCAGACACCATCCAGCTGCGCGTAGGAACGACGGCGTCGGTGATGGTCATGACCGGAACGAGCGAACAGGAGGATTCTGGTCCAGTCGAGGCTGTTCCCCGTCCACTTCAGTGA
- a CDS encoding DUF1656 domain-containing protein has translation MEYFPHEFAIGGVYLPPLFIVSVLGVLAALVTVTFLNRSRLSQFFYYPPLIFVALTIIYVGLIGTLFIPV, from the coding sequence ATGGAGTATTTCCCGCACGAATTTGCTATAGGAGGTGTGTATTTACCGCCCTTGTTCATCGTCAGTGTCTTGGGCGTCCTTGCCGCTCTGGTAACAGTGACGTTTCTTAACCGTTCACGATTGTCGCAATTCTTTTACTATCCGCCGCTTATCTTTGTGGCACTGACTATTATCTATGTTGGATTGATTGGAACACTCTTCATTCCGGTATAA
- a CDS encoding superoxide dismutase family protein, with product MTQVRLVKGTLFLAIVLGAGLVSGCAHHGHGPYSKIANATITGCTDANITGTAILKERESPEGIKLVDIMMEVKGLKDGKHAVHIHEVASCEPCGSAKGHHDPGPNSNSAPDAPLFNHPYHMGDLVNIEVKDGVGKVHMATSRITLSGGRLSVLDENGSAFIIHTNPDLYCDQEDELNPGCAGGSRDACGIIKPQ from the coding sequence ATGACACAAGTAAGGCTAGTCAAGGGAACACTGTTCCTAGCAATCGTGCTGGGGGCAGGATTGGTTTCCGGGTGCGCGCATCACGGGCATGGGCCCTATTCAAAGATTGCCAACGCCACGATTACGGGTTGTACCGATGCCAATATTACAGGGACGGCCATCCTCAAAGAACGAGAATCACCAGAAGGGATAAAACTTGTGGATATCATGATGGAGGTGAAGGGGCTCAAGGACGGGAAGCATGCCGTGCATATCCATGAAGTCGCGAGCTGTGAGCCCTGTGGCTCCGCCAAAGGGCATCACGATCCGGGACCAAACTCCAATTCCGCTCCTGATGCTCCCTTGTTTAATCATCCGTATCACATGGGGGACTTAGTCAATATCGAGGTCAAAGACGGAGTGGGCAAAGTGCATATGGCCACTAGCCGTATTACCCTCTCGGGCGGTCGTTTGAGCGTGCTTGATGAAAACGGCAGTGCCTTCATCATTCATACAAACCCGGATCTGTACTGTGACCAAGAGGATGAGCTGAACCCAGGATGTGCGGGGGGATCACGCGACGCCTGTGGAATCATCAAGCCCCAATAG
- a CDS encoding DUF3365 domain-containing protein — protein sequence MSMKKFFSRFILILSLTVMVVSSAWASDPQLHSPLMDPEAKAANEVAGAFMKELGAAMMSEMKKSGPSEAINVCAGLAPEIANRLSREHGWRVTRVGTRVRNPLLGMPDAWEQGVLEQFSKLAQNGESFTEMTYGDIVSEPSGQYFRFMKPIGIQPQCLLCHGAPEQIPEAIRTMLKKHYPHDAATGYKAGDLRGAVSIKYAINQRGR from the coding sequence ATGAGCATGAAAAAATTCTTTAGCCGTTTTATTCTTATTCTCTCGTTAACGGTCATGGTGGTTTCATCAGCATGGGCTTCCGATCCTCAACTCCATTCTCCGCTCATGGATCCAGAAGCGAAAGCCGCCAATGAGGTTGCAGGAGCGTTTATGAAAGAATTGGGCGCGGCGATGATGTCGGAGATGAAGAAAAGCGGTCCATCAGAAGCCATCAACGTGTGCGCCGGGCTGGCCCCGGAAATCGCCAATCGATTATCCCGGGAACATGGCTGGCGGGTCACACGAGTGGGCACACGCGTACGAAACCCCCTACTTGGCATGCCGGATGCCTGGGAACAGGGCGTGCTCGAGCAATTTTCAAAGCTGGCTCAAAACGGCGAGAGCTTTACGGAGATGACCTATGGCGATATTGTCTCCGAACCGAGTGGCCAATATTTTCGATTTATGAAGCCTATTGGCATTCAACCACAATGCTTGCTCTGTCATGGAGCCCCTGAGCAGATACCTGAGGCGATTCGAACCATGCTCAAGAAACACTACCCTCATGACGCGGCTACAGGTTACAAAGCGGGAGACCTCCGTGGAGCGGTCAGCATTAAGTATGCGATCAATCAGCGAGGTAGATAA
- a CDS encoding class I SAM-dependent methyltransferase, giving the protein MNTSCYDKPEYYEVAFSFRDISAEVRVIQTLISDYAQCDVKRIMQLACGPSQHMLTLNKAGFDYIGVDINSAMIDYSSQLAQKHGVNAEFYQQDMVRYRVDTPVDCVFIALGDLYVTSTNELRMLFDSVANSLNVGGLFLLDWCVQFQPERFFDATGQTWSISKDAVRIDSLVEMRPLDRVEQTFQETLTMNIHEGDRHTRLESASQKRAIFPQEFLMLVESSKTFEFIGWWNNWNLSQPISAATIDFFRPITLLRRI; this is encoded by the coding sequence ATGAATACCAGTTGCTACGATAAACCAGAATACTATGAGGTTGCATTCTCTTTCAGAGATATCTCTGCAGAAGTGCGTGTGATACAGACATTAATCAGCGATTATGCCCAATGCGATGTCAAAAGAATCATGCAGCTCGCATGTGGCCCAAGCCAGCACATGCTTACCCTGAACAAAGCAGGCTTCGATTATATTGGGGTCGACATCAACAGTGCGATGATCGACTATTCGTCGCAATTGGCGCAAAAACATGGAGTAAATGCCGAGTTTTATCAGCAGGATATGGTGAGATATCGAGTAGATACGCCAGTTGACTGTGTATTTATCGCACTTGGCGATCTGTATGTAACATCGACGAATGAATTGCGCATGCTATTTGATTCTGTTGCCAATTCCCTGAATGTTGGAGGATTGTTTTTACTCGACTGGTGTGTCCAGTTTCAACCCGAAAGGTTTTTTGATGCGACTGGGCAGACGTGGTCTATTTCAAAAGATGCGGTGCGGATTGATTCACTAGTTGAAATGCGTCCGCTGGATCGAGTCGAACAGACGTTTCAAGAAACACTGACAATGAATATCCATGAAGGTGACAGGCATACACGACTGGAAAGTGCCTCACAGAAACGTGCCATTTTTCCTCAGGAATTTTTGATGCTCGTCGAATCTTCGAAGACATTCGAGTTTATCGGCTGGTGGAATAACTGGAACCTGTCACAGCCGATTTCAGCCGCTACGATAGATTTCTTCCGGCCCATTACGCTGCTTAGACGGATATGA
- a CDS encoding efflux transporter outer membrane subunit, whose amino-acid sequence MRLNLPCLLILALVPTGCMVGPDFAKPDIPIENKWIYEENPTIKTETADYHEWWAVFNDPILNTLIEKASQQNLDLEIAGLRIFEARAQLGISIGLLFPQSQQARAGALINQFSKNSPLVGALDHFNYNYAIGFDAAWELDFWGRFRRGVESASASLYSALANYDDLLVTLTAEVARTYIQIRTIEQRIVFAKKNILFQQQSQKIAIDRYEGGETSELDVTQATSLLKQTQATVPNLEAILRQTKNALAVLLGIQPIAVQSLLGSAKPIPVPPTDVAVGVPAELLHRRPDIRRAEFQAAAQSARIGIAKSDLFPQLSLAGTFSFVTSHNGGFFANNADFVDLFSSNSILYSVGPQVRWPILNYGRIKNDVRAQDARFQQFLVEYRNTILRAIQEVEDGMVGFLKAKEERALIHESVKQYERSVELSLLRYTEGLSPYQSVIDSQRFLTQQQDLLALTTGAVAANLIATYKALGGGWERRKNQSLISPEVQEQMLQRTDWGNYFQKETFDSEQQKQ is encoded by the coding sequence ATGCGACTGAATTTACCCTGCCTTCTTATATTGGCACTTGTACCCACGGGGTGCATGGTCGGACCGGATTTCGCCAAGCCAGATATTCCGATTGAGAACAAGTGGATTTATGAAGAAAACCCGACTATCAAGACAGAGACGGCAGATTATCACGAGTGGTGGGCGGTATTTAATGATCCGATCTTGAACACGCTTATCGAAAAGGCCAGCCAGCAAAACCTCGACCTGGAAATCGCGGGCTTGCGTATTTTTGAAGCGAGAGCGCAATTGGGCATCTCAATCGGCCTTCTCTTTCCTCAATCCCAACAAGCGCGCGCCGGAGCCCTCATCAATCAATTCAGCAAGAATTCACCATTAGTCGGGGCGCTGGATCATTTCAATTACAATTATGCGATCGGGTTTGATGCCGCGTGGGAATTGGACTTTTGGGGACGGTTTCGACGCGGCGTGGAATCTGCAAGCGCGAGTCTTTACTCGGCACTCGCCAATTACGACGACCTGCTCGTGACGTTAACGGCAGAAGTCGCAAGAACCTATATTCAAATTCGCACGATTGAACAAAGGATAGTGTTCGCGAAGAAAAATATCCTCTTCCAGCAGCAGTCGCAAAAAATCGCCATAGACCGCTACGAAGGAGGGGAGACGAGCGAGCTTGATGTGACGCAGGCAACTTCGCTCCTGAAGCAAACACAAGCGACGGTCCCAAACCTCGAAGCCATTTTACGTCAAACCAAGAATGCACTGGCGGTACTCCTTGGCATTCAACCGATAGCGGTGCAGTCCCTTCTGGGGTCGGCCAAGCCCATTCCAGTCCCACCGACTGACGTTGCTGTCGGCGTTCCTGCGGAACTCTTACATCGACGGCCAGATATTCGTCGGGCGGAATTCCAGGCAGCCGCGCAAAGCGCCAGGATTGGGATTGCCAAATCGGATTTGTTTCCCCAGCTTTCCTTGGCTGGTACTTTTTCTTTCGTGACAAGCCATAACGGCGGGTTTTTCGCGAATAACGCCGACTTCGTCGATCTTTTTTCGAGCAACAGTATCCTGTATTCAGTGGGGCCACAAGTACGTTGGCCAATCCTCAACTACGGAAGAATCAAAAACGATGTGCGAGCTCAGGACGCAAGATTCCAGCAGTTCCTGGTCGAATACCGTAACACGATCCTGCGCGCAATCCAGGAAGTCGAGGATGGAATGGTGGGGTTTTTAAAAGCCAAAGAAGAACGCGCCCTTATCCATGAAAGTGTAAAACAATATGAACGCTCAGTTGAGCTTTCTCTGCTGCGGTATACTGAAGGACTGAGCCCCTATCAGAGCGTCATCGATTCGCAACGATTCTTAACGCAGCAACAGGACCTTCTTGCATTGACCACGGGCGCGGTCGCTGCGAATCTGATTGCCACGTACAAGGCACTGGGAGGGGGATGGGAACGACGGAAAAATCAGAGCCTGATATCCCCTGAAGTACAAGAACAAATGCTGCAAAGAACGGATTGGGGAAATTATTTTCAGAAAGAAACATTCGATAGCGAACAACAGAAACAGTAA
- a CDS encoding c-type cytochrome: MRLKFLAMSIIVFSMITSIEFATAQHGAQMMRPRVPDDKLEEARALTSPLPQSEEIVAKGKVIYEGKGTCVNCHGETGHGDGPGAANLNPPPRIFRSHGFWMHRTEGEIFWVIKHGSPGTAMIPFGGLLTDEEIWAVIQYERSFAAGHGRGGGMGRHKGRGSRGRHGGRERHYGGR, encoded by the coding sequence ATGCGGCTTAAATTTCTGGCAATGAGTATCATAGTCTTTTCGATGATAACCAGCATCGAATTCGCTACGGCACAACATGGTGCACAAATGATGCGTCCCCGCGTACCGGATGACAAGCTTGAGGAAGCGCGGGCACTGACGAGCCCCCTTCCACAATCAGAAGAAATCGTTGCGAAGGGAAAGGTCATCTATGAGGGAAAAGGAACCTGTGTGAATTGTCATGGTGAGACCGGACATGGAGACGGACCTGGCGCTGCGAATCTCAATCCTCCCCCAAGAATTTTTCGCTCGCATGGGTTCTGGATGCATCGAACAGAGGGTGAGATTTTTTGGGTGATTAAACATGGATCACCCGGTACAGCAATGATTCCGTTCGGCGGGTTGCTGACAGATGAGGAAATATGGGCGGTGATACAGTATGAACGCAGTTTCGCCGCCGGACATGGACGAGGTGGAGGAATGGGGCGTCATAAGGGAAGAGGGTCAAGAGGGAGGCATGGTGGTCGGGAAAGGCATTATGGAGGACGATAA
- a CDS encoding MBL fold metallo-hydrolase, producing MIFKQYFLGCLAHASYLIGDEETRSAVIVDPQRDIDQYVHDAEDQKLNIRYVFLTHFHADFVAGHLELRNRVGAEICLGVKAQADFPFRAFRDGENLEFGKVRLQILETPGHTPEGISILVYDLEKSGSIPQSVLTGDTLFIGDVGRPDLMASVGVSADELGGMLYDSLQNKLLPLPDETLVYPAHGAGSMCGKNLSTDTFSTMQTQRRYNYALQPMKRNEFIRLVTANQPEAPQYFSYDAMLNRKERPTLDRVLEEELKPLSLEDVLKLRSTGAQLLDVRDPADFAGGHLTGSVNIGLGGKFATWAGTILSPKHCIVIIAEPVREAEAAMRLGRIGFDQVAGYLKGGMEALAHRADLVSRTARITAQTLADELHTAEPPLVLDVRKEQEWKDKHLAHSVNIPVSHLEERLDEVTRDRQIVVHCATGYRSSIAASLLEKHGFTNVMDLVGGIDAWEAAVEKPQASATGQTCSNH from the coding sequence ATGATTTTCAAACAATACTTTTTAGGCTGCTTGGCTCATGCCTCATATTTGATTGGAGACGAAGAAACGCGAAGTGCGGTCATTGTCGATCCACAACGAGATATCGATCAATATGTTCACGATGCCGAAGATCAGAAATTAAACATTCGCTATGTCTTTCTCACTCACTTCCATGCCGATTTTGTGGCTGGCCATCTGGAGCTGCGAAATCGTGTCGGAGCAGAAATTTGTTTGGGTGTCAAAGCTCAGGCTGATTTTCCCTTTCGAGCCTTCAGGGACGGTGAAAACCTGGAGTTTGGCAAGGTCAGACTGCAGATCCTGGAGACTCCCGGGCATACGCCTGAAGGCATTTCCATCCTCGTCTATGATCTCGAAAAAAGCGGGTCCATACCCCAATCGGTACTCACTGGGGATACCTTGTTTATCGGCGATGTAGGACGCCCGGACCTCATGGCTTCCGTCGGAGTGAGCGCCGATGAGTTGGGTGGAATGTTGTACGATTCCTTGCAGAACAAACTGCTTCCGTTGCCAGACGAAACACTCGTCTACCCCGCACATGGAGCTGGGTCGATGTGTGGGAAAAATCTGAGCACGGACACCTTTTCCACCATGCAGACGCAACGACGGTATAACTATGCTTTGCAGCCAATGAAGAGGAACGAATTCATACGGCTCGTGACTGCGAACCAGCCCGAAGCCCCGCAGTATTTCAGCTATGATGCGATGCTCAACCGGAAAGAACGGCCAACACTGGATCGTGTCTTGGAAGAAGAACTCAAGCCCTTATCCCTTGAGGATGTCCTTAAATTGCGGAGCACTGGAGCACAACTGCTCGATGTCCGCGATCCCGCTGATTTTGCCGGAGGTCATCTGACGGGGAGTGTGAACATTGGGCTTGGTGGAAAATTCGCAACGTGGGCGGGCACCATCCTTTCACCTAAACACTGTATTGTCATTATTGCGGAGCCGGTCCGTGAAGCCGAGGCAGCGATGCGATTAGGCCGAATTGGCTTTGATCAGGTCGCTGGGTATCTCAAGGGAGGAATGGAAGCCCTGGCTCATCGTGCAGATCTTGTGAGCCGTACGGCTCGAATCACGGCTCAGACATTAGCAGACGAACTACACACGGCCGAACCGCCACTTGTGCTCGATGTGCGTAAAGAACAGGAATGGAAAGACAAACACCTTGCCCACAGCGTGAATATTCCGGTCAGTCATCTCGAAGAGCGCCTCGACGAAGTGACTCGAGACCGACAAATAGTTGTGCACTGCGCCACGGGGTATCGCTCATCGATCGCCGCAAGCCTCTTAGAAAAACACGGATTTACCAATGTGATGGATCTTGTTGGCGGCATTGACGCCTGGGAGGCGGCTGTTGAAAAGCCCCAGGCTTCTGCGACGGGGCAGACATGCTCCAATCATTGA